From Callithrix jacchus isolate 240 chromosome 15, calJac240_pri, whole genome shotgun sequence, one genomic window encodes:
- the ZNF445 gene encoding zinc finger protein 445 isoform X2, producing the protein MPPGRWHAVYPAQAQSSRERGRLQTVKKEEEDESYTPVQAARPQTLNRPGQELFRQLFRQLRYHESSGPLETLSRLRELCRWWLRPDVLSKAQILELLVLEQFLSILPGELRVWVQLHNPESGDEAVALLEELQRDLDGTSHRDPGPVQSPDVHWMGTGALRSAQIWSLASPLRSGSALGDHLESPYEIEARDFLAGQSDPPAAQMPALFQREGCPGDQETMTFKDVEVTFSQDEWGLLDSAQRNLYRDVMLENYRNMAFLVGPFTKPALISWLEAREPWGLNVQVAQPKRNPGAAPTGGDLQIKTKKFILNQEPLEGAETLAVPSECPAASVSEGIGLRESFQQKNRLKDQCENPIQVRVKKEETDFSHRTGKDSEVSGGNSLDLKHVTYLRVSGRKQSLKHGCGKHFRMSSHHYDYKKYGKGLRHMIGGFSIHQRIHTGLKGSKKDLCGKDFSLSSHHQHGQSLHTVGVSFKCSDCGRTFSHSSHLAYHQRLHSQEKAFKCRVCGKAFRWSSNCARHEKIHTGVKPYKCDLCEKAFRRLSAYRLHQETHAKKKFLELNQYRAALTYSSGFDHHLGDQSGEKLFDCSQCRKSFHCKSYVLEHQRIHTQEKPYKCNKCRKTFRWRSNFTRHMRLHEEEKFYKQDECCEDFRQAPDHSQPQGAPPVEKTFLCQQCGKSFTRKKTLIDHQRIHTGEKPYQCGECGKDFAYRSAFIVHKKKHAMKGKPEGGPSFSQDRVFQVPQSSHTREEPYQCSQCGKAFRNHSFLLIHQRVHTGEKPYKCRECGKAFRWSSNLYRHQRIHSLQKQYDCHESEKTPDMEPKILTGEKRFWCQECGKTFTRKRTLLDHKGIHSGEKRYKCNLCGKSYDRNYRLVNHQRIHTKERPFKCQWCGKEFIGRQTLSSHQSKHTRAAQAEHSPPGLSSSQDTKLRLQKLKPSEEMPLEDCEEACDQSSRLDELQDITTGKKCHKCSICGKTFSKSSQLISHKRFHTRERPFKCSKCGKTFRWSSNLARHMKNHIRD; encoded by the exons ATGCCTCCAGGCAGGTGGCATGCTGTCTATCCAGCTCAGGCCCAGTCTTCAAGGGAACGAGGGCGGCTTCAGACagtaaagaaggaagaagaggatgaAAGCTATACTCCAGTGCAGGCTGCCAGACCACAGACACTCAACCGCCCTGGCCAGGAGCTGTTCCGCCAGCTCTTCAGACAGCTTCGCTACCATGAGTCTTCTGGGCCCCTAGAAACTCTGAGCCGGCTCCGGGAACTCTGTCGCTGGTGGCTGAGGCCTGATGTTCTCTCCAAGGCACAGATCCTGGAGCTGCTGGTGCTGGAACAGTTCCTGAGCATCCTGCCTGGGGAGCTCCGGGTCTGGGTGCAGCTCCATAACCCTGAGAGTGGTGATGAGGCTGTGGCCTTGCTGGAGGAGCTGCAGAGGGACCTTGATGGGACATCACATAGG GACCCGGGCCCTGTCCAGAGCCCAGATGTGCATTGGATGGGTACAGGAGCCCTGCGATCTGCACAGATATGGTCCCTTGCTTCACCTCTCAGGAGCGGCTCTGCTCTGGGGGACCACCTGGAGTCTCCCTATGAAATAGAAGCACGTGACTTCCTGGCTGGGCAATCCG ATCCTCCTGCTGCCCAGATGCCTGCCCTTTTCCAGAGAGAAGGGTGCCCAGGAGACCAG GAGACTATGACTTTCAAGGATGTGGAGGTGACCTTCTCCCAGGACGAGTGGGGGTTGCTGGACTCAGCTCAGAGAAACCTGTACAGGGATGTGATGCTGGAGAATTATAGGAACATGGCCTTCCTGG TGGGACCATTCACCAAACCTGCTCTGATCTCCTGGTTGGAAGCAAGGGAGCCATGGGGCCTGAACGTGCAGGTAGCTCAGCCTAAGAGGAATCCAGGTGCCGCCCCTACAG gAGGTGAccttcaaattaaaacaaagaaattcatcTTAAATCAGGAACCTTTGGAAGGAGCAGAAACCTTAGCTGTGCCATCAGAATGTCCTGCAGCAAGTGTTTCTGAGGGAATTGGGCTCAGAGAATCTTTTCAACAGAAGAACAGGCTGAAGGATCAATGTGAAAACCCCATACAAGTGAGAGTTAAGAAAGAAGAGACTGATTTCAGTCACAGGACGGGAAAAGACTCTGAAGTATCAGGAGGTAATAGTCTTGACTTAAAACATGTTACATATTTGAGAGTTTCTGGAAGAAAGCAGTCCCTTAAACATGGCTGTGGCAAACACTTTAGAATGAGTTCACACCACTATGactacaagaaatatgggaagGGGCTCAGACACATGATTGGGGGCTTCAGCatacatcagagaattcatactggactGAAAGGGAGCAAAAAGGACTTATGTGGAAAAGACTTCAGCCTTAGCTCTCATCACCAACATGGGCAGAGTCTTCACACAGTGGGAGTGTCTTTTAAGTGCAGTGACTGTGGAAGGACTTTCAGTCATAGTTCCCATCTTGCATATCATCAGAGACTTCACAGTCAAGAGAAAGCATTTAAATGTAGAGTGTGTGGGAAAGCCTTCCGGTGGAGTTCCAACTGTGCACGGCATGAGAAAATTCACACTGGAGTGAAGCCTTATAAATGCGATTTATGTGAGAAAGCTTTCCGACGTCTGTCAGCCTACCGTCTGCACCAGGAAACCCATGCTAAGAAGAAATTTCTTGAATTGAATCAGTATAGGGCAGCTCTTACCTACAGCTCAGGGTTTGATCATcatttgggagaccaaagtggggaGAAACTCTTTGACTGCAGCCAGTGCAGGAAATCCTTCCACTGTAAATCATATGTTCTTGAACATCAAAGGATTCACACCCAGGAGAAGCCCTATAAATGTAACAAATGTAGGAAAACCTTTAGGTGGAGATCAAACTTTACTCGTCATATGAGGTTGCATGAGGAGGAAAAATTCTACAAACAAGATGAATGTTGTGAAGACTTCAGGCAAGCTCCTGACCACAGTCAGCCCCAGGGTGCCCCCCCTgtggagaaaacatttttgtgtCAGCAGTGTGGGAAATCTTTTACTAGAAAGAAGACTCTCATTGACCACCAGAGAATTCACACAGGTGAGAAACCATACCAGTGTGGTGAATGTGGGAAGGACTTTGCCTATAGGTCAGCCTTTATTGTTCATAAGAAGAAGCATGCCATGAAAGGAAAACCTGAGGGTGGGCCATCTTTTAGTCAGGACAGAGTGTTCCAGGTTCCTCAGAGCAGTCACACCAGAGAGGAGCCCTACCAATGCAGCCAGTGTGGCAAGGCCTTCCGCAATCACTCATTCCTCCTCATCCATCAGagagttcacactggagagaagccgTATAAGTGCAGGgagtgtgggaaagccttcaggtGGAGTTCCAATCTCTACCGACATCAGAGGATTCACTCTCTTCAGAAACAGTATGATTGCCATGAAAGTGAAAAGACTCCAGACATGGAACCAAAAATCCTCACTGGTGAGAAACGTTTTTGGTGTCAAGAATGTGGGAAAACCTTTACACGTAAAAGAACCCTTTTAGATCATAAGGGAATACACAGTGGAGAGAAGCGCTATAAATGTAATCTGTGTGGGAAATCATATGATAGAAACTATCGCCTTGTTAACCATCAGAGGATCCACACTAAAGAGAGACCTTTCAAGTGTCAGTGGTGTGGGAAAGAGTTCATTGGGAGACAGACCCTTTCCAGTCACCAGAGTAAACACACCAGAGCAGCACAGGCTGAACATAGTCCACCAGGGCTATCTTCCTCTCAGGACACAAAGTTGAGATTGCAGAAATTAAAACCAAGTGAAGAAATGCCTCTCGAAGACTGTGAAGAAGCTTGCGACCAGAGCTCCAGGCTTGATGAACTCCAGGACATAACCACTGGGAAAAAGTGCCACAAATGTAGCATATGTGGGAAAACTTTTAGCAAGAGTTCACAACTCATTAGCCACAAGAGATTTCATACTCGAGAGAGACCCTTCAAATGCAGCAAGTGTGGAAAGACCTTTAGATGGTCTTCGAATCTGGCTCGGCATATGAAAAACCATATTAGAGATTAG
- the ZNF445 gene encoding zinc finger protein 445 isoform X3: protein MPALFQREGCPGDQVTATRSLTAQLQETMTFKDVEVTFSQDEWGLLDSAQRNLYRDVMLENYRNMAFLVGPFTKPALISWLEAREPWGLNVQVAQPKRNPGAAPTGGDLQIKTKKFILNQEPLEGAETLAVPSECPAASVSEGIGLRESFQQKNRLKDQCENPIQVRVKKEETDFSHRTGKDSEVSGGNSLDLKHVTYLRVSGRKQSLKHGCGKHFRMSSHHYDYKKYGKGLRHMIGGFSIHQRIHTGLKGSKKDLCGKDFSLSSHHQHGQSLHTVGVSFKCSDCGRTFSHSSHLAYHQRLHSQEKAFKCRVCGKAFRWSSNCARHEKIHTGVKPYKCDLCEKAFRRLSAYRLHQETHAKKKFLELNQYRAALTYSSGFDHHLGDQSGEKLFDCSQCRKSFHCKSYVLEHQRIHTQEKPYKCNKCRKTFRWRSNFTRHMRLHEEEKFYKQDECCEDFRQAPDHSQPQGAPPVEKTFLCQQCGKSFTRKKTLIDHQRIHTGEKPYQCGECGKDFAYRSAFIVHKKKHAMKGKPEGGPSFSQDRVFQVPQSSHTREEPYQCSQCGKAFRNHSFLLIHQRVHTGEKPYKCRECGKAFRWSSNLYRHQRIHSLQKQYDCHESEKTPDMEPKILTGEKRFWCQECGKTFTRKRTLLDHKGIHSGEKRYKCNLCGKSYDRNYRLVNHQRIHTKERPFKCQWCGKEFIGRQTLSSHQSKHTRAAQAEHSPPGLSSSQDTKLRLQKLKPSEEMPLEDCEEACDQSSRLDELQDITTGKKCHKCSICGKTFSKSSQLISHKRFHTRERPFKCSKCGKTFRWSSNLARHMKNHIRD, encoded by the exons ATGCCTGCCCTTTTCCAGAGAGAAGGGTGCCCAGGAGACCAGGTAACAGCAACCAGGTCCCTGACAGCCCAGCTGCAG GAGACTATGACTTTCAAGGATGTGGAGGTGACCTTCTCCCAGGACGAGTGGGGGTTGCTGGACTCAGCTCAGAGAAACCTGTACAGGGATGTGATGCTGGAGAATTATAGGAACATGGCCTTCCTGG TGGGACCATTCACCAAACCTGCTCTGATCTCCTGGTTGGAAGCAAGGGAGCCATGGGGCCTGAACGTGCAGGTAGCTCAGCCTAAGAGGAATCCAGGTGCCGCCCCTACAG gAGGTGAccttcaaattaaaacaaagaaattcatcTTAAATCAGGAACCTTTGGAAGGAGCAGAAACCTTAGCTGTGCCATCAGAATGTCCTGCAGCAAGTGTTTCTGAGGGAATTGGGCTCAGAGAATCTTTTCAACAGAAGAACAGGCTGAAGGATCAATGTGAAAACCCCATACAAGTGAGAGTTAAGAAAGAAGAGACTGATTTCAGTCACAGGACGGGAAAAGACTCTGAAGTATCAGGAGGTAATAGTCTTGACTTAAAACATGTTACATATTTGAGAGTTTCTGGAAGAAAGCAGTCCCTTAAACATGGCTGTGGCAAACACTTTAGAATGAGTTCACACCACTATGactacaagaaatatgggaagGGGCTCAGACACATGATTGGGGGCTTCAGCatacatcagagaattcatactggactGAAAGGGAGCAAAAAGGACTTATGTGGAAAAGACTTCAGCCTTAGCTCTCATCACCAACATGGGCAGAGTCTTCACACAGTGGGAGTGTCTTTTAAGTGCAGTGACTGTGGAAGGACTTTCAGTCATAGTTCCCATCTTGCATATCATCAGAGACTTCACAGTCAAGAGAAAGCATTTAAATGTAGAGTGTGTGGGAAAGCCTTCCGGTGGAGTTCCAACTGTGCACGGCATGAGAAAATTCACACTGGAGTGAAGCCTTATAAATGCGATTTATGTGAGAAAGCTTTCCGACGTCTGTCAGCCTACCGTCTGCACCAGGAAACCCATGCTAAGAAGAAATTTCTTGAATTGAATCAGTATAGGGCAGCTCTTACCTACAGCTCAGGGTTTGATCATcatttgggagaccaaagtggggaGAAACTCTTTGACTGCAGCCAGTGCAGGAAATCCTTCCACTGTAAATCATATGTTCTTGAACATCAAAGGATTCACACCCAGGAGAAGCCCTATAAATGTAACAAATGTAGGAAAACCTTTAGGTGGAGATCAAACTTTACTCGTCATATGAGGTTGCATGAGGAGGAAAAATTCTACAAACAAGATGAATGTTGTGAAGACTTCAGGCAAGCTCCTGACCACAGTCAGCCCCAGGGTGCCCCCCCTgtggagaaaacatttttgtgtCAGCAGTGTGGGAAATCTTTTACTAGAAAGAAGACTCTCATTGACCACCAGAGAATTCACACAGGTGAGAAACCATACCAGTGTGGTGAATGTGGGAAGGACTTTGCCTATAGGTCAGCCTTTATTGTTCATAAGAAGAAGCATGCCATGAAAGGAAAACCTGAGGGTGGGCCATCTTTTAGTCAGGACAGAGTGTTCCAGGTTCCTCAGAGCAGTCACACCAGAGAGGAGCCCTACCAATGCAGCCAGTGTGGCAAGGCCTTCCGCAATCACTCATTCCTCCTCATCCATCAGagagttcacactggagagaagccgTATAAGTGCAGGgagtgtgggaaagccttcaggtGGAGTTCCAATCTCTACCGACATCAGAGGATTCACTCTCTTCAGAAACAGTATGATTGCCATGAAAGTGAAAAGACTCCAGACATGGAACCAAAAATCCTCACTGGTGAGAAACGTTTTTGGTGTCAAGAATGTGGGAAAACCTTTACACGTAAAAGAACCCTTTTAGATCATAAGGGAATACACAGTGGAGAGAAGCGCTATAAATGTAATCTGTGTGGGAAATCATATGATAGAAACTATCGCCTTGTTAACCATCAGAGGATCCACACTAAAGAGAGACCTTTCAAGTGTCAGTGGTGTGGGAAAGAGTTCATTGGGAGACAGACCCTTTCCAGTCACCAGAGTAAACACACCAGAGCAGCACAGGCTGAACATAGTCCACCAGGGCTATCTTCCTCTCAGGACACAAAGTTGAGATTGCAGAAATTAAAACCAAGTGAAGAAATGCCTCTCGAAGACTGTGAAGAAGCTTGCGACCAGAGCTCCAGGCTTGATGAACTCCAGGACATAACCACTGGGAAAAAGTGCCACAAATGTAGCATATGTGGGAAAACTTTTAGCAAGAGTTCACAACTCATTAGCCACAAGAGATTTCATACTCGAGAGAGACCCTTCAAATGCAGCAAGTGTGGAAAGACCTTTAGATGGTCTTCGAATCTGGCTCGGCATATGAAAAACCATATTAGAGATTAG
- the ZNF445 gene encoding zinc finger protein 445 isoform X1, with protein sequence MPPGRWHAVYPAQAQSSRERGRLQTVKKEEEDESYTPVQAARPQTLNRPGQELFRQLFRQLRYHESSGPLETLSRLRELCRWWLRPDVLSKAQILELLVLEQFLSILPGELRVWVQLHNPESGDEAVALLEELQRDLDGTSHRDPGPVQSPDVHWMGTGALRSAQIWSLASPLRSGSALGDHLESPYEIEARDFLAGQSDPPAAQMPALFQREGCPGDQVTATRSLTAQLQETMTFKDVEVTFSQDEWGLLDSAQRNLYRDVMLENYRNMAFLVGPFTKPALISWLEAREPWGLNVQVAQPKRNPGAAPTGGDLQIKTKKFILNQEPLEGAETLAVPSECPAASVSEGIGLRESFQQKNRLKDQCENPIQVRVKKEETDFSHRTGKDSEVSGGNSLDLKHVTYLRVSGRKQSLKHGCGKHFRMSSHHYDYKKYGKGLRHMIGGFSIHQRIHTGLKGSKKDLCGKDFSLSSHHQHGQSLHTVGVSFKCSDCGRTFSHSSHLAYHQRLHSQEKAFKCRVCGKAFRWSSNCARHEKIHTGVKPYKCDLCEKAFRRLSAYRLHQETHAKKKFLELNQYRAALTYSSGFDHHLGDQSGEKLFDCSQCRKSFHCKSYVLEHQRIHTQEKPYKCNKCRKTFRWRSNFTRHMRLHEEEKFYKQDECCEDFRQAPDHSQPQGAPPVEKTFLCQQCGKSFTRKKTLIDHQRIHTGEKPYQCGECGKDFAYRSAFIVHKKKHAMKGKPEGGPSFSQDRVFQVPQSSHTREEPYQCSQCGKAFRNHSFLLIHQRVHTGEKPYKCRECGKAFRWSSNLYRHQRIHSLQKQYDCHESEKTPDMEPKILTGEKRFWCQECGKTFTRKRTLLDHKGIHSGEKRYKCNLCGKSYDRNYRLVNHQRIHTKERPFKCQWCGKEFIGRQTLSSHQSKHTRAAQAEHSPPGLSSSQDTKLRLQKLKPSEEMPLEDCEEACDQSSRLDELQDITTGKKCHKCSICGKTFSKSSQLISHKRFHTRERPFKCSKCGKTFRWSSNLARHMKNHIRD encoded by the exons ATGCCTCCAGGCAGGTGGCATGCTGTCTATCCAGCTCAGGCCCAGTCTTCAAGGGAACGAGGGCGGCTTCAGACagtaaagaaggaagaagaggatgaAAGCTATACTCCAGTGCAGGCTGCCAGACCACAGACACTCAACCGCCCTGGCCAGGAGCTGTTCCGCCAGCTCTTCAGACAGCTTCGCTACCATGAGTCTTCTGGGCCCCTAGAAACTCTGAGCCGGCTCCGGGAACTCTGTCGCTGGTGGCTGAGGCCTGATGTTCTCTCCAAGGCACAGATCCTGGAGCTGCTGGTGCTGGAACAGTTCCTGAGCATCCTGCCTGGGGAGCTCCGGGTCTGGGTGCAGCTCCATAACCCTGAGAGTGGTGATGAGGCTGTGGCCTTGCTGGAGGAGCTGCAGAGGGACCTTGATGGGACATCACATAGG GACCCGGGCCCTGTCCAGAGCCCAGATGTGCATTGGATGGGTACAGGAGCCCTGCGATCTGCACAGATATGGTCCCTTGCTTCACCTCTCAGGAGCGGCTCTGCTCTGGGGGACCACCTGGAGTCTCCCTATGAAATAGAAGCACGTGACTTCCTGGCTGGGCAATCCG ATCCTCCTGCTGCCCAGATGCCTGCCCTTTTCCAGAGAGAAGGGTGCCCAGGAGACCAGGTAACAGCAACCAGGTCCCTGACAGCCCAGCTGCAG GAGACTATGACTTTCAAGGATGTGGAGGTGACCTTCTCCCAGGACGAGTGGGGGTTGCTGGACTCAGCTCAGAGAAACCTGTACAGGGATGTGATGCTGGAGAATTATAGGAACATGGCCTTCCTGG TGGGACCATTCACCAAACCTGCTCTGATCTCCTGGTTGGAAGCAAGGGAGCCATGGGGCCTGAACGTGCAGGTAGCTCAGCCTAAGAGGAATCCAGGTGCCGCCCCTACAG gAGGTGAccttcaaattaaaacaaagaaattcatcTTAAATCAGGAACCTTTGGAAGGAGCAGAAACCTTAGCTGTGCCATCAGAATGTCCTGCAGCAAGTGTTTCTGAGGGAATTGGGCTCAGAGAATCTTTTCAACAGAAGAACAGGCTGAAGGATCAATGTGAAAACCCCATACAAGTGAGAGTTAAGAAAGAAGAGACTGATTTCAGTCACAGGACGGGAAAAGACTCTGAAGTATCAGGAGGTAATAGTCTTGACTTAAAACATGTTACATATTTGAGAGTTTCTGGAAGAAAGCAGTCCCTTAAACATGGCTGTGGCAAACACTTTAGAATGAGTTCACACCACTATGactacaagaaatatgggaagGGGCTCAGACACATGATTGGGGGCTTCAGCatacatcagagaattcatactggactGAAAGGGAGCAAAAAGGACTTATGTGGAAAAGACTTCAGCCTTAGCTCTCATCACCAACATGGGCAGAGTCTTCACACAGTGGGAGTGTCTTTTAAGTGCAGTGACTGTGGAAGGACTTTCAGTCATAGTTCCCATCTTGCATATCATCAGAGACTTCACAGTCAAGAGAAAGCATTTAAATGTAGAGTGTGTGGGAAAGCCTTCCGGTGGAGTTCCAACTGTGCACGGCATGAGAAAATTCACACTGGAGTGAAGCCTTATAAATGCGATTTATGTGAGAAAGCTTTCCGACGTCTGTCAGCCTACCGTCTGCACCAGGAAACCCATGCTAAGAAGAAATTTCTTGAATTGAATCAGTATAGGGCAGCTCTTACCTACAGCTCAGGGTTTGATCATcatttgggagaccaaagtggggaGAAACTCTTTGACTGCAGCCAGTGCAGGAAATCCTTCCACTGTAAATCATATGTTCTTGAACATCAAAGGATTCACACCCAGGAGAAGCCCTATAAATGTAACAAATGTAGGAAAACCTTTAGGTGGAGATCAAACTTTACTCGTCATATGAGGTTGCATGAGGAGGAAAAATTCTACAAACAAGATGAATGTTGTGAAGACTTCAGGCAAGCTCCTGACCACAGTCAGCCCCAGGGTGCCCCCCCTgtggagaaaacatttttgtgtCAGCAGTGTGGGAAATCTTTTACTAGAAAGAAGACTCTCATTGACCACCAGAGAATTCACACAGGTGAGAAACCATACCAGTGTGGTGAATGTGGGAAGGACTTTGCCTATAGGTCAGCCTTTATTGTTCATAAGAAGAAGCATGCCATGAAAGGAAAACCTGAGGGTGGGCCATCTTTTAGTCAGGACAGAGTGTTCCAGGTTCCTCAGAGCAGTCACACCAGAGAGGAGCCCTACCAATGCAGCCAGTGTGGCAAGGCCTTCCGCAATCACTCATTCCTCCTCATCCATCAGagagttcacactggagagaagccgTATAAGTGCAGGgagtgtgggaaagccttcaggtGGAGTTCCAATCTCTACCGACATCAGAGGATTCACTCTCTTCAGAAACAGTATGATTGCCATGAAAGTGAAAAGACTCCAGACATGGAACCAAAAATCCTCACTGGTGAGAAACGTTTTTGGTGTCAAGAATGTGGGAAAACCTTTACACGTAAAAGAACCCTTTTAGATCATAAGGGAATACACAGTGGAGAGAAGCGCTATAAATGTAATCTGTGTGGGAAATCATATGATAGAAACTATCGCCTTGTTAACCATCAGAGGATCCACACTAAAGAGAGACCTTTCAAGTGTCAGTGGTGTGGGAAAGAGTTCATTGGGAGACAGACCCTTTCCAGTCACCAGAGTAAACACACCAGAGCAGCACAGGCTGAACATAGTCCACCAGGGCTATCTTCCTCTCAGGACACAAAGTTGAGATTGCAGAAATTAAAACCAAGTGAAGAAATGCCTCTCGAAGACTGTGAAGAAGCTTGCGACCAGAGCTCCAGGCTTGATGAACTCCAGGACATAACCACTGGGAAAAAGTGCCACAAATGTAGCATATGTGGGAAAACTTTTAGCAAGAGTTCACAACTCATTAGCCACAAGAGATTTCATACTCGAGAGAGACCCTTCAAATGCAGCAAGTGTGGAAAGACCTTTAGATGGTCTTCGAATCTGGCTCGGCATATGAAAAACCATATTAGAGATTAG